A genomic segment from Bacteroidota bacterium encodes:
- a CDS encoding T9SS type A sorting domain-containing protein — MKKLIYLFLGVFALLYNTQLKASHVVGSDMSYTCTTTPNVYKVTLKIYRDCSGINLCKNCGDNPVPTGNTNGCNTSNAGFSTNIIGMSGTCAGVNFGSYTLDALTTNNGYDIIQTCNNTKTVCTNCNTRTAGTFSPGIEVYIFEGLVDLSSVPASCCVVGLELSLCCRNTALTTMEPGNFYTNAQINRCVSVCNSAPTFSNEAVIMACVGVDYEYNLGAMDPDGDSLSYNLGASLATAGANVNYIAPYSPAYPFPYFGAPNANAPLPAGLHIDPNAGNLFFRPTGVFVANLVIEVKQWRNIAGTMTQVGLTRRDVQLQSVMCNPNLAPKIKIYQNGVLQSNNQFSVRPNQQICLDIVAEDQENSSIPADTTILTWNNPGLYVPAMANATFTSNYIASLRSINGPKADSFKFCWTPPTTAVRPQPYLFSVTGNDNFCPFKSLSIKGINIKVENPLGVKAIAAENDLMVYPNPSQSWVTLTHKTNLAGKKYVVLSVDGQQVLNGKMNAFETMINVESLANGVYLIEIEGANTKGLKLIKN, encoded by the coding sequence ATGAAAAAATTAATCTACTTATTTCTTGGCGTATTTGCCTTATTGTATAACACCCAACTGAAGGCCAGCCATGTGGTAGGGTCCGACATGAGCTATACCTGTACCACAACACCCAATGTGTATAAGGTTACCTTAAAAATATACAGGGACTGTAGTGGTATTAATTTATGCAAAAATTGTGGCGATAATCCTGTTCCTACAGGTAATACAAATGGTTGTAATACCAGCAACGCAGGTTTTTCAACAAATATTATTGGCATGAGTGGTACGTGTGCAGGAGTTAATTTTGGTAGTTACACATTAGATGCACTTACAACAAATAATGGTTATGATATTATACAAACATGCAACAATACAAAAACAGTTTGTACCAATTGTAATACCAGAACAGCAGGTACTTTTAGCCCCGGCATTGAAGTATATATATTTGAGGGTTTAGTTGATCTATCAAGTGTGCCTGCATCTTGTTGCGTAGTAGGCTTAGAACTAAGCCTTTGTTGCCGCAACACTGCATTAACAACTATGGAACCCGGTAATTTTTATACCAACGCCCAAATAAACAGGTGTGTGAGTGTTTGTAATTCAGCACCCACATTCTCTAACGAGGCTGTAATTATGGCTTGTGTGGGAGTAGACTATGAATATAATTTAGGAGCTATGGATCCTGATGGCGATTCATTGAGTTATAATTTAGGAGCTTCGCTTGCAACAGCCGGAGCTAATGTAAATTATATTGCACCTTATTCTCCGGCTTATCCTTTTCCTTATTTTGGTGCACCCAATGCCAATGCTCCTTTACCGGCCGGCTTACATATAGACCCCAATGCAGGCAATTTGTTTTTCAGGCCTACTGGTGTTTTTGTAGCTAATTTGGTTATAGAGGTTAAACAATGGCGTAATATAGCAGGTACTATGACTCAAGTAGGTTTAACCAGACGCGATGTGCAATTACAAAGCGTTATGTGTAATCCAAACCTAGCCCCTAAAATAAAAATATACCAAAATGGCGTACTACAAAGCAACAACCAGTTTTCAGTAAGACCCAATCAACAGATTTGTTTAGATATAGTAGCCGAAGACCAAGAAAACAGTTCAATACCAGCCGATACTACTATACTAACATGGAACAATCCTGGTTTGTATGTACCTGCTATGGCCAATGCTACCTTTACCAGTAATTACATAGCGAGTTTACGTAGTATAAACGGTCCCAAAGCCGATAGCTTTAAATTTTGCTGGACACCTCCTACAACAGCCGTTAGACCACAACCTTATTTGTTTTCAGTAACCGGTAACGATAATTTTTGCCCCTTTAAATCTTTAAGTATAAAAGGGATTAATATTAAAGTGGAGAATCCATTAGGAGTGAAAGCTATAGCTGCTGAAAACGATTTAATGGTATATCCCAATCCAAGCCAATCATGGGTTACGCTTACACATAAAACCAATTTAGCAGGTAAAAAGTATGTGGTTTTAAGTGTAGACGGACAGCAGGTATTAAATGGAAAAATGAATGCTTTTGAAACCATGATTAATGTAGAGTCATTAGCCAATGGTGTTTACCTGATAGAAATTGAAGGAGCCAATACTAAAGGTTTGAAACTAATAAAAAACTAA
- a CDS encoding DoxX family protein — protein sequence MTNKTTRIIAIVLMAIPSLMLVMSGVMKLMASPQIVDSLGKIGLGSYITLLGIIEILAVALFVYPKTSRIGFLLLCCYLGGALSIELASGHPPMAAAFLTLLWVSVFLSNKAMFLAPATGEVSK from the coding sequence ATGACAAACAAAACAACACGTATTATTGCTATAGTACTTATGGCTATTCCTTCATTAATGTTAGTAATGAGCGGGGTAATGAAGCTGATGGCATCACCGCAAATAGTAGACAGTTTAGGCAAAATTGGATTGGGTAGCTACATTACATTATTGGGTATTATAGAAATACTAGCGGTAGCGCTTTTCGTTTACCCCAAAACAAGCCGCATTGGTTTTTTATTGTTATGTTGTTACTTGGGTGGCGCTTTATCAATAGAGTTAGCCAGTGGACACCCTCCTATGGCTGCTGCCTTTTTAACTTTATTATGGGTATCGGTATTCTTAAGCAACAAAGCCATGTTTTTGGCACCTGCTACCGGTGAGGTAAGCAAATAA
- a CDS encoding helix-turn-helix domain-containing protein has translation MPELIVHNKEQCTKAILPVRDALDILSGKWKLPIIISLSFGNKRFSEISKHIPGITDRMLSKELRDLEQNQLVKRTVYDTVPVVVEYSMTTYGKSLEKIIQELQVWGAKHRKRIMEK, from the coding sequence ATGCCTGAATTAATAGTACACAACAAGGAGCAATGCACAAAAGCCATTCTGCCTGTAAGAGATGCGTTAGATATATTAAGTGGAAAATGGAAGCTACCTATTATCATTTCATTATCGTTTGGCAATAAAAGATTCAGCGAAATATCCAAACACATTCCGGGTATTACAGATAGAATGCTTTCTAAGGAATTGAGGGATTTAGAGCAAAACCAATTAGTGAAACGAACTGTGTACGATACCGTGCCGGTAGTGGTTGAATACTCCATGACCACCTATGGTAAATCGTTAGAGAAAATAATACAGGAATTACAGGTTTGGGGAGCCAAGCACCGCAAGCGTATTATGGAGAAGTAA
- the hrpB gene encoding ATP-dependent helicase HrpB — MSFNPYQYNLPVADIITEVKTHLTNNNTLIVNAPPGAGKSTLLPLTLLEETWLSGKKIIMLEPRRLAARSIAMRMSELLEEEVGQTIGYRIRFENRIGPNTKIEVVTEGILTRMLHTDNALENVGLVIFDEFHERSLFADVALALCREAQQILRPDLRIMIMSATLNMPQLTALLNCPVAVSEGKQYPVAIHYTGEQDPFLLPETTSQAVIKAVKENPGDVLVFLPGEGEIRKCAELLKNKLTDFAIHPLYGQLPQREQYAAIMPNKTGKRKVVLATSIAETSLTIEGIKIVIDTGFARTSRFDPKSGLSRLETVSITKDSADQRAGRAGRLSAGVCYRMWTNATHQRLAEHRTPEIMEADLAALVLDMSKWGIANIEQLTWLTPPPKAAVAQAFDVLTNLNAIDANKRITEHGKAIHQLPCHPRIAHMLLKAKTDNAIALATDIAAILEERDPLPKDSGIDINLRIEALRRARQTNSLGNKFGRIDKVADSYRKMLQVEAENTPVDDYETGLLLAYTYPERIAFARPGNNAQFQLANGKIATAGHRDNLANEPWLAVAHIDTRDGLGKIFMASPLNPKDLLPMVKEREVITWDTRKGGLIATKDLRIGSIVLQSKPLPAPSAEHLVDAICNAIKTEGEALLNFDESFAQLQNRILSLRKWNSADNWPDVSTFHLLLTNKEWLAPYLTQVKKPEDLKKINITEALKNHLSWEQQQALDKLAPAKIPVPSGSNIAIAYLANGETPILSVRLQEVFGMADTPKINNNTIPLVLHLLSPGFKPVQVTADLRSFWNNTYFEVKKELKRRYPKHAWPDDPWTASAVAKGGVKR, encoded by the coding sequence TTGTCATTTAATCCATACCAATATAATTTACCCGTTGCCGATATTATTACTGAGGTAAAAACACATTTAACCAATAACAATACCCTCATCGTAAATGCCCCTCCGGGAGCAGGAAAAAGTACCTTATTACCTTTAACCTTACTGGAAGAAACATGGCTCAGCGGTAAAAAAATAATAATGCTGGAGCCAAGGCGTTTAGCTGCGCGCAGTATTGCCATGCGTATGTCTGAACTATTGGAAGAAGAAGTAGGGCAAACCATAGGTTACCGCATTCGGTTTGAAAACAGAATAGGCCCAAACACCAAAATAGAAGTAGTAACCGAAGGTATTTTAACCCGCATGTTGCATACTGATAATGCTTTGGAAAATGTGGGGCTGGTTATATTTGATGAGTTTCATGAACGCAGTTTATTTGCAGATGTAGCTTTGGCTTTATGCCGCGAAGCACAACAAATATTAAGGCCCGATTTGCGTATTATGATTATGTCGGCAACCTTAAATATGCCACAGCTAACAGCTTTGTTAAACTGCCCTGTAGCCGTAAGCGAGGGCAAACAATACCCGGTGGCTATACATTATACAGGCGAGCAAGACCCATTTTTGCTGCCCGAAACAACATCGCAGGCAGTAATAAAAGCGGTTAAAGAAAACCCGGGCGATGTATTGGTATTTTTACCGGGCGAAGGCGAGATAAGAAAATGTGCCGAGTTGTTAAAAAACAAACTCACTGATTTTGCTATTCATCCCTTATACGGACAATTACCACAACGCGAACAATACGCAGCTATTATGCCTAACAAAACAGGTAAACGTAAAGTAGTATTGGCTACCTCCATAGCCGAAACCAGTTTAACCATTGAAGGTATTAAAATAGTAATAGATACAGGCTTTGCCCGCACATCGCGTTTCGACCCTAAGTCAGGTTTATCGCGTTTGGAAACAGTAAGCATTACCAAAGACTCAGCCGACCAACGCGCAGGGCGTGCAGGGCGTTTAAGTGCAGGCGTTTGTTACCGTATGTGGACCAACGCCACACACCAGCGTTTGGCTGAACACCGCACACCCGAAATAATGGAAGCCGATTTAGCCGCCCTGGTATTGGATATGAGCAAATGGGGTATTGCCAATATTGAACAATTAACCTGGTTAACACCACCACCCAAAGCAGCCGTTGCACAAGCTTTTGATGTATTAACCAATCTGAATGCCATAGACGCAAATAAACGTATTACTGAGCATGGTAAAGCCATTCACCAGTTGCCTTGCCACCCACGTATAGCGCACATGCTTTTAAAAGCCAAAACAGATAATGCCATTGCTTTAGCTACCGACATTGCTGCTATTTTAGAGGAACGTGATCCTTTACCAAAAGACAGTGGTATAGATATAAACTTACGTATTGAAGCATTGCGCAGGGCCAGACAGACCAACAGCTTGGGCAATAAGTTTGGGCGCATAGACAAGGTAGCCGACTCGTACCGTAAAATGTTACAGGTAGAAGCCGAAAACACACCCGTTGATGATTACGAAACAGGTTTATTATTGGCTTATACTTATCCGGAACGCATTGCTTTTGCCAGACCTGGAAACAATGCACAGTTTCAATTAGCCAATGGTAAAATAGCTACTGCCGGACATAGGGATAACTTAGCCAACGAGCCCTGGTTAGCCGTAGCCCATATTGATACGCGCGATGGCTTGGGAAAAATATTTATGGCTTCACCCTTAAACCCAAAAGACTTATTGCCGATGGTGAAAGAACGCGAAGTAATAACCTGGGATACCCGCAAAGGTGGTTTAATTGCCACCAAAGATTTACGCATTGGCAGTATTGTATTGCAATCAAAACCATTGCCTGCACCAAGTGCAGAGCATTTGGTTGATGCTATTTGCAATGCCATAAAAACCGAAGGTGAAGCCTTGTTGAATTTTGATGAAAGCTTTGCCCAATTACAAAACCGTATTTTAAGTTTACGTAAATGGAATAGTGCCGATAACTGGCCCGATGTAAGCACCTTTCATTTATTACTGACCAATAAAGAATGGCTTGCCCCCTATTTAACCCAGGTAAAAAAGCCGGAAGATTTAAAGAAAATAAATATAACCGAAGCATTGAAGAACCATTTAAGCTGGGAGCAACAACAAGCGTTAGACAAACTGGCTCCGGCTAAAATACCCGTGCCCAGTGGCTCCAACATAGCTATTGCTTATTTAGCCAATGGCGAAACTCCTATCCTATCCGTGCGTTTGCAGGAGGTATTTGGTATGGCCGATACGCCTAAAATAAACAACAATACCATTCCATTGGTGTTGCATTTGTTATCGCCCGGTTTTAAACCCGTGCAGGTAACGGCTGACTTACGCAGCTTTTGGAACAATACTTATTTTGAAGTAAAAAAAGAATTGAAACGCAGGTACCCCAAACATGCCTGGCCCGATGACCCCTGGACTGCCAGTGCCGTAGCCAAAGGTGGCGTAAAAAGGTAA
- a CDS encoding LytTR family DNA-binding domain-containing protein codes for MKVLIIEDEQIAADYLQKLLQEIDSSIEVLAVIPSASKAISWFKNNLAPDIVFLDIYLSDNISFSIFDSVVVKAPIIFTTAYDHYALKAFKLNSIDYLLKPFDKSELKNALDKYHDTKVVSKEVLDKLLHEMKNQDTFQKRFMVTSGSKIRSIGIDDIAYFQSEGRYVKVILNDESTHLIDYTLDKLETMLDPEYFFRINRQFIIKIQAIKQMTAYTKGRIKIETTPASTEELIVSIDRSADFKNWLSK; via the coding sequence ATGAAAGTATTGATTATTGAAGACGAACAAATAGCGGCTGACTATTTACAAAAGCTATTGCAGGAAATAGATAGCAGCATAGAAGTATTGGCGGTTATTCCATCAGCAAGCAAAGCCATTAGCTGGTTTAAAAATAACCTGGCACCCGATATTGTTTTCCTTGACATTTATTTATCAGACAATATAAGCTTTAGTATTTTTGACAGCGTAGTGGTAAAAGCACCTATTATTTTTACTACCGCTTACGACCACTATGCCCTGAAAGCTTTTAAGCTAAACAGCATTGATTATTTGTTGAAACCCTTTGATAAAAGTGAGCTTAAAAATGCACTGGATAAGTACCACGATACAAAAGTTGTATCGAAAGAAGTATTGGATAAGCTACTACATGAAATGAAAAATCAGGACACTTTTCAGAAACGTTTTATGGTTACATCAGGCAGTAAAATACGCTCTATTGGTATAGATGATATTGCTTACTTTCAATCAGAGGGACGTTATGTTAAAGTAATACTCAACGATGAATCTACCCACCTGATTGATTATACTTTAGATAAACTGGAAACGATGTTAGACCCTGAATATTTTTTCCGTATAAACCGACAGTTTATTATAAAAATTCAGGCTATTAAACAAATGACTGCTTATACCAAAGGGCGTATAAAAATAGAAACCACCCCTGCCAGTACCGAGGAGTTAATAGTAAGTATTGACCGCTCTGCCGATTTTAAAAACTGGTTGAGCAAATAA
- a CDS encoding histidine kinase produces MFKALWILTIVWVCFSNPIHAQNHNIDSLQKAIKHMPNDSNKVKALRDLAFGVVLSDREAGKVLTHEITTLSTQIHYAPGLAMAMDLNANMLRTEGLYNEAVDLHLHALRLYDSLQYEKGYISALVNIGNDYFYLNNKKKALGFYLQALSKLEASDYKKYVSIANNIGNIYTSEGKYKEAIALYLKALPSAHKDSTFVNQSVLYCSIGIAYAELRINDKAIDYLKQAIAYQKKSNNKLSCASTATTLASVLIGTGNYKEAKHYLDSGYQLALQIGARSVVSNYYRNMGELCFQTHKPAEAYAWQNRFIALNDSLINQSHVAQLAETETKFNVERKNKELALLQTANELKESELSKALLQKTIFIILLGAMFLLVFLLYRNTRLKKKTNQTLTTENVGLQTENIMAQYEILRSQISPHFLFNSLNALSSLIQTDVKKAAEFVTVFSKFYRNILSQKGDSLIPLQEELNLVDDYMYLQKIRFGNNLLLHKNIAAESMALFIPPFCLQMLIENALKHNTIEEEHPLQINIYTQQHYLIIENNLQIRTHKTNSMGVGIKNIMARFAILHNETPRFETRDNKYIVIIPLIQAHTI; encoded by the coding sequence ATGTTTAAAGCCTTATGGATACTAACCATTGTTTGGGTCTGTTTTAGCAACCCCATACATGCGCAAAACCACAATATAGATAGCCTGCAAAAGGCTATTAAGCACATGCCTAACGACAGCAACAAGGTAAAAGCGCTGCGCGATTTGGCCTTTGGCGTTGTTTTATCTGACAGAGAAGCGGGTAAAGTTTTAACACACGAAATAACTACACTAAGCACCCAAATACATTACGCTCCGGGTTTGGCTATGGCCATGGATTTAAACGCCAATATGCTGCGCACAGAAGGTTTATACAACGAGGCCGTTGATTTGCATTTACATGCTTTGCGCCTGTACGATTCGCTTCAATATGAAAAAGGATATATATCTGCCCTGGTTAATATTGGCAACGACTATTTTTATTTAAACAACAAAAAGAAAGCATTGGGTTTTTACCTACAAGCACTATCGAAACTAGAAGCCAGCGATTATAAAAAATATGTATCCATAGCCAATAATATAGGCAATATTTATACCTCGGAAGGAAAATACAAAGAAGCCATTGCCTTGTATTTAAAAGCGCTTCCTTCTGCCCACAAGGACAGCACTTTTGTTAATCAATCTGTATTATACTGCAGTATAGGTATAGCCTATGCGGAGTTACGCATAAACGACAAAGCCATTGACTATTTAAAACAGGCCATTGCATACCAGAAAAAATCCAATAACAAACTAAGCTGTGCCAGCACCGCCACCACACTGGCCAGTGTTTTAATAGGCACAGGTAATTATAAGGAAGCCAAACACTACCTGGACAGCGGCTACCAATTGGCCTTACAAATAGGCGCACGCTCGGTAGTTTCCAACTACTACCGCAATATGGGGGAGCTGTGTTTTCAAACCCATAAGCCGGCCGAAGCTTACGCGTGGCAAAACAGGTTTATAGCCTTAAACGATTCGTTAATTAACCAGTCGCATGTAGCCCAACTGGCCGAAACAGAAACCAAGTTTAACGTAGAACGTAAAAACAAAGAGCTGGCTTTGCTACAAACCGCCAACGAGTTAAAGGAAAGCGAACTGAGCAAAGCCTTATTGCAAAAAACCATATTTATAATATTGCTTGGGGCTATGTTTTTACTGGTGTTTTTACTGTATAGAAATACCCGGTTAAAAAAGAAAACCAACCAAACCCTAACCACCGAAAATGTAGGCTTACAAACCGAAAACATAATGGCACAATACGAAATACTACGCAGCCAGATTAGTCCACACTTTTTATTCAACAGCTTAAATGCTTTAAGCTCGCTTATACAAACCGATGTAAAAAAGGCTGCCGAATTTGTAACCGTATTCTCTAAATTTTACCGCAACATACTCTCACAAAAAGGCGACTCGCTGATACCCTTACAAGAGGAGCTAAACTTGGTAGATGATTATATGTATTTGCAAAAAATACGTTTTGGCAATAATTTGTTATTGCATAAAAACATAGCGGCAGAAAGTATGGCGCTATTTATTCCGCCCTTTTGTTTACAAATGTTGATAGAAAATGCGCTTAAACACAATACCATAGAAGAAGAGCATCCTCTACAAATAAATATATACACCCAACAGCATTACCTGATTATAGAAAACAACCTGCAAATACGTACGCACAAAACAAACAGCATGGGCGTTGGTATAAAAAATATTATGGCCCGATTTGCTATTTTGCACAACGAAACGCCCCGTTTTGAAACCCGCGATAATAAATACATAGTCATTATTCCATTGATACAAGCCCACACTATATGA
- a CDS encoding DUF898 family protein, with protein MEQTPTTETKNYQLDYHGRGSELFGVLIINWLLTLVSLGLYYPWAKAKQLNYLFGATSLNNDRFAFHGTGQEMFKGFIKAIILFAIIYGIFFLFIYLQMPVIGALLMYIGFLALIPLAIHGSYRYRMSRTSWRGIRFGYRGDRDKLIALFVKGILLTIVTFGIYGAWFAVNLRRYVLSNVRFGNISFRYEADGSDYFWLVFKGYILSILTLGIYSFWWMKEMFAFFVDNLSMYKDGERINLHSKATGGGFFALMVVNFLIIVFTLGLGYAWVVTRTMQFMAENIVVEGDIDLDTISQTEEEFTDATGEDVSDFLNLDITL; from the coding sequence ATGGAACAAACACCTACAACTGAAACAAAAAATTACCAACTTGATTATCACGGCAGAGGCAGTGAGTTATTTGGGGTACTTATTATTAATTGGCTGCTTACCTTAGTAAGCTTGGGTTTATATTACCCTTGGGCCAAAGCCAAACAACTCAACTATTTATTTGGAGCTACCTCTTTAAATAATGATAGGTTTGCTTTCCACGGCACCGGACAAGAAATGTTTAAAGGCTTTATTAAAGCCATAATACTGTTTGCTATTATTTATGGTATTTTTTTCCTGTTTATTTATTTGCAAATGCCTGTTATAGGTGCATTGCTAATGTATATAGGCTTTTTGGCTTTAATTCCATTGGCTATACATGGTTCGTACCGTTACCGCATGTCAAGAACCTCATGGAGAGGCATTCGTTTTGGCTACCGTGGCGATAGAGATAAACTAATAGCGCTATTTGTAAAAGGTATATTATTAACCATCGTAACTTTTGGTATTTACGGGGCTTGGTTTGCTGTTAATTTAAGAAGGTATGTATTGAGTAATGTACGTTTTGGCAATATTAGTTTCCGCTACGAGGCCGATGGTAGTGATTACTTTTGGTTGGTATTTAAAGGTTATATATTGTCAATTTTAACCTTAGGTATTTATAGTTTTTGGTGGATGAAAGAAATGTTTGCCTTTTTTGTAGATAACCTAAGCATGTATAAAGATGGCGAAAGAATAAACTTACATTCAAAAGCAACCGGAGGTGGTTTTTTTGCTTTAATGGTGGTTAATTTTTTAATTATAGTATTTACCTTAGGCTTGGGTTATGCTTGGGTAGTAACCCGCACCATGCAATTTATGGCCGAAAATATAGTAGTAGAAGGCGATATAGACTTAGACACCATTAGTCAAACCGAAGAAGAATTTACTGATGCTACAGGCGAAGATGTAAGTGACTTTTTAAACCTTGACATTACGTTATAA
- a CDS encoding M48 family metallopeptidase → MYRTTAIYFDGNSSTAQTIDLLLDTQNALLVFASDTLSIQKWPVEDIILNHVSGLHTIQYGSSPIQTIKIEDQAFIHQLNQYRKAIGKDSWYQGLLNLGFIAHISIALALFALLVVSYIWVLPAVAEHAVVLVPESYDITVGEEFYEQFMEYNEIDSFRTESLNQFAKKLQLHNQKPLQFTVVKSETVNAFALPDGHIVVFTGLIELMDNYDELVALIGHEATHVNERHSVKMLCRNVSGYLIVSAILSDANGIMATLADNANGLYSLSFSRGFEREADLKGFDIMESNRVNPYGMTHLFDKLVTGNDTTIIVPEFLSSHPVTKDRMSYMHKTIESRPYSYKSNLLLKKLFDDIKRGEAIPIK, encoded by the coding sequence ATGTATAGAACCACGGCTATCTATTTTGATGGAAACTCGTCTACTGCGCAAACCATAGATTTGTTGCTTGATACGCAAAATGCTTTATTGGTTTTTGCTTCGGACACTTTAAGTATACAAAAATGGCCTGTAGAAGATATTATCCTAAACCATGTAAGCGGATTGCATACCATACAATATGGCAGCAGCCCTATACAAACCATTAAAATAGAAGACCAGGCATTTATACACCAGTTAAACCAATATAGAAAAGCAATAGGTAAGGACAGTTGGTATCAGGGTTTGCTTAATTTAGGTTTTATAGCCCATATATCTATAGCCCTTGCCCTGTTTGCACTTTTAGTAGTTAGTTATATATGGGTATTGCCGGCCGTGGCCGAACATGCAGTAGTATTAGTACCCGAAAGTTACGATATAACAGTAGGTGAGGAGTTTTACGAGCAGTTTATGGAGTACAACGAAATAGATTCATTCCGAACCGAAAGCCTTAATCAGTTTGCTAAAAAGCTGCAATTGCATAACCAAAAGCCGCTTCAATTTACGGTAGTAAAATCGGAAACCGTAAATGCTTTTGCTTTACCCGATGGACACATAGTAGTATTTACGGGTTTAATAGAGCTAATGGATAATTACGATGAGCTAGTAGCCCTCATAGGCCACGAAGCTACTCATGTAAATGAAAGGCACTCCGTAAAAATGCTTTGTCGTAATGTATCAGGTTATTTAATCGTATCGGCCATATTGAGTGATGCCAATGGTATTATGGCTACCCTTGCCGATAATGCCAATGGTTTATATTCCTTATCCTTTTCGCGAGGTTTTGAGCGCGAAGCCGACTTAAAAGGATTTGATATTATGGAAAGCAACCGCGTAAACCCATATGGCATGACCCATTTGTTTGATAAGCTGGTAACTGGTAACGATACCACTATAATAGTTCCTGAATTTTTAAGTTCACACCCTGTTACCAAAGATAGAATGAGCTATATGCACAAAACCATTGAGAGTCGCCCGTACAGCTACAAAAGTAATTTACTACTTAAAAAATTGTTTGACGATATTAAACGGGGCGAGGCTATTCCTATAAAATAA